The following DNA comes from Watersipora subatra chromosome 8, tzWatSuba1.1, whole genome shotgun sequence.
ttacaattaaaatagagctacacaaaattgagtataactagagttcttttcaaaataatcttgatttgttttttgcagcttaacaaagacattccaggctacaatgtgatataaatttttgtgcacctttacaaattctactgaccacaatttctaataattctgtgaactttttttttatcaaaattgtttttcatgtttcgtagcagctcacaagcagttttttgatactgacattgttggacctatgttagattgatagcaaactttatcagcagcaaataaaaaaaaagatttctcaattccgagcaatagaacaggtgttactagcttctaaccaacactacgccactgacagttttatcaattatataatcaaacaatttgttaatttatattgaaatgcattgcagaggttattatgaatatattatgcataaaaatactcaagttaccagctaacagacaatcaattactagcaaaaaaataggtgtaaaaatacagtaaaatatattgtaaaaaatacagtaaaaatgaatatgcatgaaaacgaaacaatatatacatgtataataagggtgtgttcattaaaaaattatgacactgtgagagttatttgatgccaactacgcatgcatatttgctgccattataagttagttgatgcagtattcatcagCTATTGGTGTTGAAGCTCTAGGCTCATCAACAatggcatcatcactcacaagcccttgactgtcttcacctacatgtagcaaatatgatcggtagtaagcaacctatttgctttcaaacttcttgtacagcctagaaaaaattgtgctttagtagcttttcagggtaaatacctgataacaaattgaaaataagtagtctactgcagctaacaattggtaatacaaattgcaaatatttttgatactgtaaatataaacacaaaaagtcatgaagatgattactgtggtaagtgtcccctatcgaccaatattagagcctagtggttggggctagtttatagtagatgttgaggttgagaactatatgcttgactaattgtgggttgaacaattggatataaatgaaataagaaatttttattatcttgtagttctacaaggaaatcataaaactattgtttatcatggggtaatagagtgatgagttcatgctgcaaaaagatctaaattttattggattgaaaatgttataatcatgtgtatcatgaaaaaaatccatatcttacactgttagaataaagtttgttagaaattcacaagaaaaatttcggcttttttcgtttttttttcggtaaaattctataaatagtcacataaaacttaccttcttccatcagaaaattcacattttcttcttgaacattacttttgttgctattttattCCCCTGAGCTGATAACCGcatctaattcacttaaaaattttgccatcgttcggataaaccttttccaaaatggcgatcatcaaatttccaaaacagttgatatctatcacataatttgttggttaaaactttcttgtcctatcacatatttggtatcaaaatgatgcccagactcttaaacttcgtttggtgaatgaataaaaccgatgtacctaaacagctaagcaatagagcaaatcaaagtttaacccgagtacttcgggaatgggccctggagagcacaactcttcccgagGTATTCGGGAACAGTCCTGAGTGGGTTAATGATAGACTATGTTGCCATGGGGCGGTTAATTTGTAAGTTTGCGTCATCCACAAgatgaaaatgataaaaaaaatctaCCGGTCTAGCGAGTTATGTTCCTCACAAATTTTTACTGAGTGTTTCATGCTTGTGAAAGGTGGAAACGACACTTGCAGATGATTCACAAAAAATAGCGTGTgggctattccattttaaacatttttcatacTTTCATCGTTCTTATTTCACTTTAAGCAGTTTCGAATGCATCACTATGACCTCTTGCATAGAATTCCTCATCTTTTTTTAATAAAGTGCCTGCATTAATCCACAACATCAGAATGTCCATGGAAACACATTGCATGGTAACTCgacgtgcgcacaactccaaatctgcatcatccgtgtcatggaaacagtgtTATTGCGTTGTCACGCTCTAAAACAAGTCATGTCTcaatattgtttattaataacatGCTAAATCACCAGACATACTTCTGTGATGGTTGGCACGCTGTTATCATTCATTAAAAGAgaagaaaagattatatatttatgcttattttttctttctCCGTAAACACGCAGCATAACACAGGATTAAACACTCAATTTCATTGTATCCGTATCATATACATCAAAAACTTAACTTACGCTCACATTAGCTTAATATTTTTCCgctattttttatcattaataCGTTTGCTATTTTGCTTTCCATATGACATTTTTGAAGTAACATCTGACAGCTTCAGTTTTTTTGAGGTTCGGAAATCAATATACGCACATTCATTATGAACTCAAAGTGAGCTTTTGCATGTTGTTTAGAGTACCTGCTGAGGGCTGTCGTACTCCGAGTTTAgtttatagcagttgttatggCAGTCTTGAAAGGTGGTTCTATCCTAAAGTATTAAGGACTGGCTACACACACAGACAACATGCATCTCAATGCATAGTACAGATATCTGTTGGCGCTACCAAACAATATGGCGTGTAGGCAAATCACTTGACCAATGAAAATTAGTCTCATTCGTGTGAAACCCTTGCTGGATTTTTTACACTTAAGCAAGTATTGTCGAgatgtttattatttaaaatagatTATCAAAGATTTGTGATAGCAATTATAGTGTTTATGCAACCATTTTTAGTGCTAGACTTTGCTCCGAGAAAAACActattaataaagtacaaaaATATTCAAGTTTATGACATACATTAAATAATATAGAAGGATTTTAAGTTTTTAACACATTTATTTACTGTAAGAATTATATGCGATAATTTATGAAGCATTTTAATTTCTAATAGTACATAGCTGTCATACAGCTGTAacgaaaaaaatttttttttaaataacttgaaaaatgagttttttaaaacttgcaaaaagttttttaaaacttgaaatgagttttttaaataacttaaaaaacttatgaaaaacttttttttcatgTATAAATAGTCTGTTTGGCAAGCATTGTTTTgctgtcatcatcatcattcaAAAGTCGATCTTTTTGAAAACGGATAAACCAAAATCTAGATCACTTCAGTCAATCGTAGTTGCTAGGGTGCCTTGTAGACGAACATGTCGGTTGCTGAAACTTCACATCAACAACTCGTCAATGCGTTGCCGACACGTCGCTGTCTGTAGCCAGGCCTTCACACTGATTAGTGAAGGTGACTTGACTTGTCATTGTTATATTGAGGTTCTCCCATTTTTTTCAACTCAAAGGTTATGATAACAAGCAGCACTTTTTGTATGTTCAACCTTGACTGCACTTTGTAGGTCAAAATCTGCATGCTGGACAGTTTACACCACTCTCTGCAAAAGGTAGGATAAGTTCGTTGCTATTCCTTTCAACTTGTATTAGAGTTCAATCAGTACAACTGATTTGCTTGGGATAATCTTTTACCATGTATGAAATACGATGAAACTTTTAGCTGCATAGGTAGTTTATTGCGGAAGTCGTTTTGAAGGAAAATCTCCTAACTAAAAAGTTAGAAACCCATTTTACCATACAAATGCCATAATTCACTCCAATCCCTCACAAAACTTggacatatatatttattatattgattatatatatttatgtataggCTACTCATCTtgtatactctatatatatttatgcatcTATGTATATTTATGGATATATTTGTATATCCTGTAAATATTTAcgtatactcatatatatatatatatatttatgtatgctttgtacatatatttatgtatactcATCCTgtataattttcaatatttattcaTATACACTTTTGTATATTCATACAAAAGTtgtgtcaaactatttattcaattttagtggctaactgttgccttttTTCATTGTTGTCGTCGTATAGCATAATTTGAAAatcatttctatttgaaatgaatttattgccaataaagtagtatatatatattatatactttatcactttattggcaataattttgtttcaaatcaaaatacttttcaaattgtgctatacaaaaataatgaaaaaaggCCAACAGTTAGTCACTGAAATCGAATAGTGTGACATGATTTTTgtatcaattatatatacatttaatgcttaaaacctgtaacaaatatatattagaaTTATAGTACTtcacaataaataaaaaggtatgCATGGAAACAAGGGAGAACAGCGAAGTAAGAAACAAAAACTACGAATGGTATGTTTGTTTACTGTTGGCATTGGCCGTTTATAAAAGGCTAAGAGAAGACCACAGGGAGGGAGGACAGTAGACAGAAGAGGCGAGTGTTGTATTGCCGTCTCGGTTGATTTTTTGCTCAGAACAAACATTTTCAAGAACGTAAGATTTATTTGCATCTGAGCGAACTAAAAAACTATCATACAAAAACACAGCACGTGAATTGTTGAAAACAAAGATTGTTTTACTTTGTATGTGATATATGGTCACTCCAAATTAtactaaaaatacaaaaacaagtgGCTCTACATATGAAAATACAATAGGCCTGTCATATTTAGAAACATATTCCCTCCAAGCAAGATTTCTACCAAAATATGCTTCGTAACTCGAAAATTTTGAGAATGAATTCATTCGTGAGTGGAGGTTCTGTTGTACATCAATAAATTGTCAGTTCCCACCGATATTAAAGTGTGCATTACTTTATGTTAAGCCCCAAAGTGAAAATCCACTCTCCATTCTAGCTGTGTACTTTTTACAATCAAAATCACAAATAAAACATTAGTGATATTGATGATAAAAGCCTTATAATAATAGCATAATAATATGAggattatattataaaataatgaaagtgaaatgatataatatactactttactttttatatattattttataatataatacttgCATTATAAAGTAGAAAAATAATATAcaatcaaacatggataactcgtccacggatagctcgaacacatggttaattcgaacatttcctttggttcgttcccacgtaatgataaattgctatagataactcgaactcaacactgttaattcgaactgtttttttgcccaacggtaccgaaacggttgttatcgctttagaaaatcactttattcaaagccatagaggtaaacttcatcttttcgtaattcataagcgtcgttattaccaccatcggcaaaatatttttgtcaacgacttttctaaaagtttggtgaaatttgatttatactgcgatacgatgaatagcacgggctagccgggtcacgcgcgcaaggatcttcgccacgcacatacaaaacaaaaatcgcatgttgttttgtatgtgcgtggcgaaaatccttgagtgcgtgacccggctagcccgtgatgaatagttttccgacgttgattccgtgttgaatcaacgtcgcaatgttgaatgtttaaaacgtcttaaaaaatgttgtaattaaacgtatacgttgtctgagctacaaaaaactattcatcgtttgacctaaacacagaatacgcgtgtacattcaataagtatctattaaaaaagtgtgagtgatatagaatgtatcgtaaaacctcgtaaaacttctaattgaactgcctcggagtgttgctcttaacgaatcccaggtaaagtaaggtaatctgcataaacttcaagaaaaaacggcaaaattgatcgtgggtaaaaccccaaaagaaaaaaatgtcttttcttttgagcatttcaacaacgatcaagttttgccaatgtcaatctgaaaaacgtcctggcaataacatcacctcaaacaacaaaccaatctcaagtgatagcaaaatctctatacttttccatgaaaacgttttaaactttacattagaagcatttaatttgaaacaagccatttgtgcttttgatttatattatagtttgtatatgtacatgtatctactaataaataagtaaatatatggacttgtgacagtgctctgataacttgaacgctctgataattcgaacacttttgcttggtcccttgaagttcgagttatccatgtttgactttattacagtcaaacatggataactcgaacttcaagggaccgagtgaaagtgttcgaattatcagagcgttcaagttgtcagagcactgtcacaagtccatatatttacttatttattagtaatacatgtacatatacaaactataatataaatcaaaagcacaaatggcttgtttcaaattaaatgcttctaatgtaaagtttaaaacgtttttatgaaaaagtatagagatttttctatcacttgagattggtttgttgtttgaggtgatgttattgccaggacgtttttcagattgacattggcaaaacttgatcgttgttgaaatgctcaaaagaaaagacattttttcttttggggttttacccacgatcaattttgccgttttttcttgaagtttatgcaaagattgtCTTACtgtacctgggattcgttaagagcaacactccgaggcagttcaattagaagttttacgaggttttacgtacattctatatcactcacgtttttttaatagatacttattgaatgtacacacgtattctgtgtttaggtcaaacgatgaatagttttttgtagctcagacaacgttaaagtataattacaacaatttttaagacgttttaaacattcaacattccgacgttgattcaacacggaatcaacgtcggaaaactattcatcacgggctagccgggtcacgcactcaaggaatttcgccacgcacatacaaaacaaaaacaacatgcgatttttgttttggatgtgcgtggcgaaaatccttgcgtgcgagacccggctagcccgtgctactcatcgtatagcagtataaatcaaatttcaccaaacctttagaaaagtcgttgacaaaaatattttgccgatggtggtaataacgacgcttatgaattacgaaaagatgaagtttacctctatggctttgaataaagtgattttctaaagcgataacaaccgtttcggtagccgttgggcaaaaaaacagttcgaattaacagtgttgagttcgagttatctatagcaatttatcattacgtgggaacggaccaaaggaaatgttcgaattaaccatgtgttcgagctatccgtggacgagttatccatgtttgactgtatattattttattaaataatatataatataataaaatgataagtaaaataatatattatgttctTATAATATTATAAGAATGATAGCCTTGAAACCCTTCttgaaacataaaatatgtaccGCTGGCTAGTTCCTCGCTTATCGGTAGTCCAGGTATGAAGTTATTTAGGATCATCACTGCCACCAATCCATATTTCCCATGGTTCCTTGCTGTCTGTTATTGTTAAAGGAGCATTGCGTAATCTTTACATCTTAGTTTTAAGTTTGGTACCTGCTCCTTGGAACGATTGATGCCTTGGGTATTGATCTTTCTACAAACAGGTAGCTTTGTACTCAGTAGGTTCTTTCCCATGGTTGCTTCGTGTATAATTTCTATCAACGGGTTGAATTAACAGaaattttggttattgtttctCTGTATTGCTAGTAttactgaaaaatatttttagctttttctagctttataacactttggCTTTGGTAACCACAAAGAGGTATAGTTTGGTCCCACTTTTTACAAATGTGCTCAAATAGCCATTTGAAATTAGCCTAGGCCTCTGTACTAAattatgtacaaatatataaactggCTATAGTCCtgatgaaataacaaaaagaCTAAAAATTAATTTCTCATTCGAAGTATTTTTTGTATCAATTCAGCAGGATTTTATTAAGAATTgttttcaacaaaataaaagtaactcGCATATATACGACTTCCATTAACTTTTAGAAACTTGAATACGGCTGATAACCTTCTCAGACGCATGTAAATCTCAAAATGGTGTGGGTGTGTTCTTTTTGTCAAGGTCATCTGATCAGTTTTTGGCTTCCATAGTATTTCAAAAGTAGTCCAAAGTATTTCCATGGAGGCACAGACAAGTTTAAATCTCATCGCAGTAGTCACCATACTCATCTCATGAAGTATGTCTGCTTCTTTCCCTGGTAATAAGCTTTCCTTAGCAACGACCTTTCCTTAACAACGACCtctctataaataataaaatctaCACTACTCATTAAAATTCCATTTCACCTTTTTCACCTCCCACTGAGCTTCAAGTTCTGATGCAACTGTATCTAACTAGCTTCTATTAcctgtatattatatttaagcagttttattttaaatattacaaCAATTTTCACTTGTCATTCATTTACGATAAGCTTATGTGATTGTCACATAAGCTTTCAGCTGGTCGTTTGTACAGGGTTTACAAGTATTTTCAATTATGCAAAGATAATATGAATTTGTTGTAGAAAACCACGTTAAAATActgtagaataatttaaaagcgTTTTTTTCAGCAAGACATATTTGAGGTATTCATTTAGGCAAATTGATATccataattttcaaaaaatgaaaatttaagttgaaaATCGGCTTGCGTGCCCATCCCAATGGTTTTGCAGCTAAAGACTCAAAAATCGACACCTGCTTGTTCAGTTCAAATGGACACCTGCTTGTACACTTCAAAAGAGATGTGACATaagagttttattattttaactttATAAGAACATTTCTTGATATTTTGAACGGTGTTAAAGAATGCATGGTTTTTGTAGATTCTATAAGAAAGTATCGGTGTTTCGTTATCATCTTTTTgaggtttgaggtgatctgattgccaggatgtttcaagattaaaattgataaatctTGACCGCGGTAAAAACACTGCGATCCatcgaaagtgtgattatggcgTCAATAATGGCAAAGAGGCCATCACAATAGAGGCCCTTAACGCTTCAAATTGAGCGCACTAGCTTATATCAACTATCGTAGCGATAACTTGTGACATCATTacacacatatttttcttccgagtgttttaatcgcgatcaagttttatcgattttaatcttgaaacaaccAGGCATtctgatcacctcaaacatcaaaaacaatcgcaaaggatagaaaaatgtcGATACAGTCTGATAAACTCtactaaaactaaaatttttgtaagttaTTCTTTGAAGCCAATTTTAGatttaaacaatatttaatCTTAAAGCTTAGAATATTATCATAATACATGGAACCAAGTCTATAGTGAAGGAACTTAGTCAGGTCTCACAGTTACGATGCTATACTGTAGAATATGTAAGTTTGTGACAGGCCCTATAGCGTTGTTTATATAAGCTAACTggttttattattatgattatacAATTAATTTCAATTGTTCcactattattaattattaatatatttgcaTATTAATGATactttattgccaataaagtaatatatatttattaatatagatgtaCTTATAATCTTTTATTTGCGTTGTAATTATCAATAGAACGTTTTTCGTTACAtgccaaaaaatgaaaatacagaaAATCAAGAATTATTTGGTTAATTAGGTTTTTTTAAAGTGGCTGATCTAAAGTTGGTAATATCCCTTCTATTAACttagaaaggtattttaaatgctatatttcaaatcatttatttgattttgatattatttattgatatttatttatttgattgaCTACCTGCTGCCCTCGTATAGCATAGTTTGctaaacatttctgtttgaaattaaatttccaCATATAAAGTAAtacttataaaatatatatatattagcgtATTcagattttataatttaataacgCTCTATCATTCAGCCTGACAAGTTTAATTAACGTTAAAAAACGTCTTCCATAGAAGTTATTAATTCAAGGTTATTGGGTACTTCTCATTTCTTATATCATGCATCGTTCATTCACAGGCTCCActttttctctctttcattATTCTATCAAAACAAGCACCCTCATTATCGAAAGTTGGTTTAGCTTTTTTTCAACATCAGCCTAAACGACTTTCTCGATGCTAGCCGTTGCCATCAGATGGAATTGAGTGGTCTCATTGGAGGATATGCAAGCCTCGGTTGGTGTGAGTGCTCTCAACTGACTCTCTGGGTTTTAGAGAGATCTGACAACATGCAAGGACGTGAAGAACAGCCAGAGGAGCACCTGCCACCCGGACCGGACTCGGGATCACCAGGAACCAGTCAAGTCTCAGTCAAGCCTTTTCAATGTACCACTTGTGACTTTTCTACCAACTTCAACTGGGAGTTATCAAAACATGCCTCATCCTGTCCCGCTTCAGAGACACAGAGGACGTTTCGATGCTCACTGTGTTTCACCAACTTTTCAGATCGGAATATGTTTATTCGACATGTTTCTAGCCATCGTTTCAACCCTGCTGTAAATCCTTCCACAGCAACATCAAGAGCTATTCATAAAACACCTAGAAGGGTGCCGTTCAAAGGCTTCACGTCAAATTTTGCTAGGGCAGCTGCGACAGCTTCTTCATCGGATGGACGGCCTCGTTGCACAGTCTGCTTCACCGAGTTCACTTCAAGGTCAGCGCTGACAAGGCATATGCGCAGGCACATGGGCATTATGCCCTTCAGTTGCAGTTTCTGTGACCGAAAGTTCTCGAGAAAGGATTCAGCTACCGAACATCAGAAGAGTCACTtactaaaaatacaaaaagagcAAATACGCTCGATGAAAGCATTAAGTGAGGATGGTGGACAAGGATCCTCAGAGCAAAAGCAGATGCCTACAGCTGATATAGATTCACCGTCAGAGTCGATTGGCTGGGAACTTAAGCAAGACCGATCCTTAAACCTGCAGACAGATATCGAATTGGCCGACAGCAGAGAAAAGCAACAATTACAGAGTCGAGAACCAAGTTTAGGGTTTCCAGTTTTTCCATCGTAATCTGCTATTGGCTTCCACATTCAGACAGCTTTCAACATCAGCAGTCTGCCACGGTCACAgcatttatttaaattgataaaCTAACAGatcagaaacaaaaatatttgtaaatcaCTGTCTGAGGAACAAtagttgtttttaataatttctgTTCAAAACCGAAGGCGCTCGAGTTGAGAAGTCCTTAAATATCATCGGCTCATGTAACATTTCAAAGTAGTGAatacatttaaataaatttatctgTTAATGCAGACGAGTCTTGATAGCATTGCATCATCCTTTTTTCAGCTGATTATCAAAAGTCATTATAGCATTTGTGAGTTTGGCTAAAAGGTAGACGACAAATCTGATTAATCCATTTAAGATTCAGTTGTTTCTGGCAGCTTGCtgctttgtatttttgttttataggtTGTTAACTCTCAACCATTTATTCATTTGCTGTTGCTATTTACCCTGCTGTTGTTTGTATGTGAGGGAGCTATAACTGTTCATTATTGTGTTATAAACTTATGTATTTTGTTTCACTACTATTTAGATAATATTGGTACTGATTAATTCTATCCAGTGAGGTCTGTCAATCATTTCAGTATTTTTGATCAGAATTGTTAGATTGTCTAAATATTTAAACAGTCATGTT
Coding sequences within:
- the LOC137402163 gene encoding zinc finger and SCAN domain-containing protein 5A-like isoform X1, which codes for MSARMPTKMQPRRNPLLTMARYMSDAGADGYTGLTLLYHQTTTQLIIQWTGTDISQSEKLAAEQNLLKLLKGCDVIDSSEDIEPLEFEEGDQEPEMTEDATEMEAINFTEPTSPEFDVKKEPAEITLSSCGKSHTSGGVTVTSYSMAPLGLPTVLAETSSGSGQLSSQEPTTSCGNSLASISQSPGQNLHAGQFTPLSAKERSDNMQGREEQPEEHLPPGPDSGSPGTSQVSVKPFQCTTCDFSTNFNWELSKHASSCPASETQRTFRCSLCFTNFSDRNMFIRHVSSHRFNPAVNPSTATSRAIHKTPRRVPFKGFTSNFARAAATASSSDGRPRCTVCFTEFTSRSALTRHMRRHMGIMPFSCSFCDRKFSRKDSATEHQKSHLLKIQKEQIRSMKALSEDGGQGSSEQKQMPTADIDSPSESIGWELKQDRSLNLQTDIELADSREKQQLQSREPSLGFPVFPS